One Spinacia oleracea cultivar Varoflay chromosome 4, BTI_SOV_V1, whole genome shotgun sequence DNA segment encodes these proteins:
- the LOC110784789 gene encoding uncharacterized protein isoform X6 yields MEDFSAAETNQLLQAASDFASYPGVLNEAAVKEFLDRFPLPIIINALQTKVAVPGLENALVTCLERIFRTKYGSSLIPQSMPFLQVGLQADSEAVRCLACKIVSFLLENLNDISVNPSQLIVAYDIYPLLLRCLVNGDERLATASMDAVKNFAFSPEGIATIFPAESSEATDLRHMAAKCSSLGRVRILSLIVKLFSVSRAVAEKISNSNLLGLIEGEARKTDDTLATLNVLELLFEMAESDHAAEYMPKTSLLQILGGIISNASSDSILRSRAMMISGRMLCRENIFMFIDETSVLAILSAILGRLRSPETIDDSECESAIEAIGQIGSSTSGAEFLLLRSHEAVRFLGDAAFDRQRGGKQLAALDALGNIVGANRSENSILLKGEAEEILQRLIYEIASKSPKLTPSGLFLSVLQQDTEMRLAGYRLISGLVARPWCLMEVCSRQEIISKVTDAYMETSKIVAGGC; encoded by the exons ATGGAGGATTTTTCAGCAGCAGAAACAAACCAATTACTTCAAGCAGCTTCAGATTTTGCCTCTTATCCTG GTGTACTTAATGAAGCCGCAGTTAAGGAGTTTCTTGATCGTTTTCCACTCCCAATTATCATAAa TGCCTTGCAGACTAAAGTGGCGGTGCCTGGATTGGAAAATGCCTTGGTTACTTGTCTAGAAAGAATATTTCGAACAAAATATGGTTCCTCTCTTATCCCGCAATCTATG CCTTTCTTGCAAGTTGGTCTACAAGCAGATTCTGAAGCAGTGAGATGTCTGGCTTGCAAAATA GTTTCCTTCCTTCTTGAGAACTTGAATGACATATCTGTCAACCCATCTCAGTTAATAGTTGCATACGATATATATCCACTACTACTTCGTTGCCTTGTTAATGG TGATGAACGTTTGGCAACTGCTTCAATGGATGCTGTGAAGAATTTTGCTTTCTCTCCAGAAGGAATT GCCACCATATTTCCAGCTGAAAGCAGTGAAGCGACAGACCTAAGGCATATGGCTGCAAAATGTTCTTCGCTG GGACGTGTACGGATATTATCTCTAATAGTGAAGCTGTTCTCGGTTTCTCGTGCTGTCGCAGAAAAGATCTCTAATTCAAATTTACTTGGTTTAATAGAGGGGGAAGCGAGGAAAACAGATGACACACTTGCAACACTAAATGTTCTAGAGCTGTTATTCGAG atGGCAGAAAGTGACCATGCTGCAGAATATATGCCAAAAACCAGTCTTCTTCAGATCCTTGGTGGTATCATAAG CAACGCTTCTTCGGATTCCATTTTAAGATCAAGAGCAATGATGATAAGTGGAAGGATGCTTTGCAGAGAAAATATTTTTATGTTCATCGATGAAACCA GTGTTCTTGCAATTTTGTCGGCAATTCTAGGAAGGCTCCGTTCACCTGAAACCATAGATGACAGTGAATGTGAATCAGCTATTGAAGCAATTGGTCAAATCGGTTCGT CTACATCTGGAGCTGAGTTTCTACTCTTAAGATCACATGAAGCTGTAAGATTCCTAGGTGATGCTGCTTTTGACAGGCAAAGAGGTGGTAAGCAGCTG GCAGCATTGGATGCTCTTGGGAACATTGTTGGTGCTAACAGATCTGAAAACAGCATATTGCTAAAAGGGGAAGCTGAAGAAATCCTTCAGCGCTTGATTTATGAAATTGCATCCAAGAGTCCAAAACTTACACCATCA GGGCTGTTCTTGTCAGTTCTCCAGCAAGATACAGAAATGCGTTTGGCT
- the LOC110784789 gene encoding uncharacterized protein isoform X5 has protein sequence MEDFSAAETNQLLQAASDFASYPGVLNEAAVKEFLDRFPLPIIINALQTKVAVPGLENALVTCLERIFRTKYGSSLIPQSMPFLQVGLQADSEAVRCLACKIVSFLLENLNDISVNPSQLIVAYDIYPLLLRCLVNGDERLATASMDAVKNFAFSPEGIATIFPAESSEATDLRHMAAKCSSLGRVRILSLIVKLFSVSRAVAEKISNSNLLGLIEGEARKTDDTLATLNVLELLFEMAESDHAAEYMPKTSLLQILGGIISNASSDSILRSRAMMISGRMLCRENIFMFIDETSVLAILSAILGRLRSPETIDDSECESAIEAIGQIGSSTSGAEFLLLRSHEAVRFLGDAAFDRQRGGKQLGYCLLGFVKNIKAALDALGNIVGANRSENSILLKGEAEEILQRLIYEIASKSPKLTPSGLFLSVLQQDTEMRLAGYRLISGLVARPWCLMEVCSRQEIISKVTDAYMETSKIVAGGC, from the exons ATGGAGGATTTTTCAGCAGCAGAAACAAACCAATTACTTCAAGCAGCTTCAGATTTTGCCTCTTATCCTG GTGTACTTAATGAAGCCGCAGTTAAGGAGTTTCTTGATCGTTTTCCACTCCCAATTATCATAAa TGCCTTGCAGACTAAAGTGGCGGTGCCTGGATTGGAAAATGCCTTGGTTACTTGTCTAGAAAGAATATTTCGAACAAAATATGGTTCCTCTCTTATCCCGCAATCTATG CCTTTCTTGCAAGTTGGTCTACAAGCAGATTCTGAAGCAGTGAGATGTCTGGCTTGCAAAATA GTTTCCTTCCTTCTTGAGAACTTGAATGACATATCTGTCAACCCATCTCAGTTAATAGTTGCATACGATATATATCCACTACTACTTCGTTGCCTTGTTAATGG TGATGAACGTTTGGCAACTGCTTCAATGGATGCTGTGAAGAATTTTGCTTTCTCTCCAGAAGGAATT GCCACCATATTTCCAGCTGAAAGCAGTGAAGCGACAGACCTAAGGCATATGGCTGCAAAATGTTCTTCGCTG GGACGTGTACGGATATTATCTCTAATAGTGAAGCTGTTCTCGGTTTCTCGTGCTGTCGCAGAAAAGATCTCTAATTCAAATTTACTTGGTTTAATAGAGGGGGAAGCGAGGAAAACAGATGACACACTTGCAACACTAAATGTTCTAGAGCTGTTATTCGAG atGGCAGAAAGTGACCATGCTGCAGAATATATGCCAAAAACCAGTCTTCTTCAGATCCTTGGTGGTATCATAAG CAACGCTTCTTCGGATTCCATTTTAAGATCAAGAGCAATGATGATAAGTGGAAGGATGCTTTGCAGAGAAAATATTTTTATGTTCATCGATGAAACCA GTGTTCTTGCAATTTTGTCGGCAATTCTAGGAAGGCTCCGTTCACCTGAAACCATAGATGACAGTGAATGTGAATCAGCTATTGAAGCAATTGGTCAAATCGGTTCGT CTACATCTGGAGCTGAGTTTCTACTCTTAAGATCACATGAAGCTGTAAGATTCCTAGGTGATGCTGCTTTTGACAGGCAAAGAGGTGGTAAGCAGCTG GGTTATTGCTTGCTTGGATTTGTCAAGAATATCAAG GCAGCATTGGATGCTCTTGGGAACATTGTTGGTGCTAACAGATCTGAAAACAGCATATTGCTAAAAGGGGAAGCTGAAGAAATCCTTCAGCGCTTGATTTATGAAATTGCATCCAAGAGTCCAAAACTTACACCATCA GGGCTGTTCTTGTCAGTTCTCCAGCAAGATACAGAAATGCGTTTGGCT